The following proteins come from a genomic window of Crassostrea angulata isolate pt1a10 chromosome 1, ASM2561291v2, whole genome shotgun sequence:
- the LOC128187023 gene encoding uncharacterized protein LOC128187023 has protein sequence MISCYDRRRMKAFNIVVMIVWSSLLSSVDGSCASKGDIVFLLDESGSIGYSNFERIKSFVSTIVGQFSVGNDTNQFSVVSFESFAREIFPLNRYQTVSSIQSAISSISFSSGGTSIGRALDYARMYSFTTTRGARSDAAKIAVLITDGQSSLTDEPERLKAMGVTIFCVGVGLGVDFQVLRSVATHNDYTYLTTFDVLNLISEELSNRTCADDINDCLGEPCLNGGTCEDQFGKYVCHCQGGITDPICYVPGLPNVTLGSSVQMSPGSTTILNCYVTSPTTVSSITWLYQKNGVNSVVNTGDTSKYSGGTIGTPSLSVKNVQVTDVGNYRCQAQNTAGIGQSASMVHLDLSQGYPNLVTTGSYTYTVNASNNVTLTCNFTSSYPPVLMVQWYKYYSIISTSMSGKYIGGTPQNPSLTIIDFQAADMGTYRCSVSNSYGTRTSSDIHLVVYANEDSSCDKLSCGGLRECVLMNNKPTCSVSTWKAAAAGVAGTVGAAASVAAGVAAFKLLTSKAIQPQNGTGNSQGSNSKSNNRNNDNNDQNSDDNNSDDDRESNHDDDMPDPNYIGGYQGFINSMPPPSM, from the exons ATGATTTCCTGCTATGATAGGCGACGAATGAAAGCATTCAATATTGTGGTAATGATTGTATGGTCAAGTCTTTTGTCATCTGTAGATG gaTCGTGTGCCTCAAAAGGGGACATCGTTTTTCTTCTTGACGAATCTGGAAGCATTGGATACAGCAACTTCGAGCGGATCAAATCTTTCGTAAGCACCATTGTCGGCCAATTCAGTGTTGGAAACGATACAAATCAGTTTAGCGTGGTCAGTTTTGAATCGTTTGCAAGAGAAATCTTTCCCTTGAACCGATATCAAACTGTGTCAAGTATTCAGTCAGCTATTTCTAGCATCAGTTTCTCAAGTGGTGGAACAAGCATAGGTAGAGCTCTTGACTATGCCCGAATGTACTCTTTTACAACAACTAGAGGTGCAAGATCGGATGCAGCAAAGATTGCAGTTTTAATCACAGATGGCCAAAGCTCTCTTACTGATGAGCCCGAACGTCTGAAAGCAATGGGGGTCACCATCTTCTGCGTCGGTGTTGGGTTAGGTGTAGATTTCCAGGTGCTTCGCTCAGTGGCTACACACAACGACTACACATATTTGACAACATTTGACGTGCTCAATCTCATATCGGAGGAATTATCCAATAGGACGTGTGCAGATG ATATCAATGATTGTCTTGGGGAACCTTGTCTGAATGGGGGAACTTGTGAAGACCAGTTTGGAAAATACGTCTGTCATTGTCAAGGAGGGATTACAGACCCCATTTGTTACGTGCCAG GTTTGCCCAATGTAACGCTAGGGTCTAGTGTTCAAATGTCGCCAGGGTCAACAACTATACTTAATTGTTACGTCACAAGTCCAACGACGGTCTCCTCCATCACGTGGTTATACCAGAAAAATGGTGTCAATTCAGTGGTAAACACAGGAGATACTTCAAAATATAGCGGTGGAACTATTGGAACACCCTCTCTCTCCGTAAAGAACGTTCAAGTAACAGATGTAGGAAACTACAGATGTCAAGCACAAAATACGGCAGGAATTGGTCAGAGTGCATCTATGGTACATTTGGATCTGAGCCAAG GTTATCCAAATTTGGTAACGACCGGATCTTATACATATACTGTAAATGCGAGCAACAACGTGACATTGACATGCAATTTTACGTCATCATACCCACCAGTGCTAATGGTGCAATGGTATAAATATTACAGCATCATATCAACTAGTATGTCTGGGAAATATATAGGGGGGACTCCACAGAACCCCTCCCTTACCATCATAGACTTCCAGGCAGCCGATATGGGAACTTACCGTTGCTCCGTCTCCAATTCGTACGGAACAAGGACCAGTTCAGATATACATTTAGTTGTGTATGCTAATGAAG ATTCGAGTTGTGACAAGCTGAGCTGTGGAGGTCTCAGAGAATGCGTTTTAATGAACAACAAACCTACCTGTTCTGTGTCGACCTGGAAAGCGGCGGCGGCGGGGGTAGCAGGGACTGTGGGCGCCGCTGCTTCTGTGGCTGCAGGAGTTGCCGCCTTTAAGTTACTGACTAGCAA GGCAATACAGCCACAAAATGGGACCGGGAATTCCCAAGGATCCAATTCAAAGTCAAATAACAGAAACAATGATAACAACGATCAAAACAGTGACGACAACAACAGTGATGACGACAGAGAGAGTAACCATGACGACGACATGCCGGACCCTAACTACATCGGGGGATACCAGGGGTTCATCAACTCCATGCCTCCTCCCAGCATGTAG